A part of Nitrososphaerota archaeon genomic DNA contains:
- a CDS encoding alpha-ketoacid dehydrogenase subunit beta, which yields MRELSYAEALREAIREEMLKDPRVIIFGEDIGKYGGAYKVTNGLLEEFGPERVIDTPISEAAILGFGIGLATMGFKPIAEIMYMDFLPIATEQILNHAAKMHFMSGGQLKVPLIIRTQYSLGRAHGSQHSQFFPSWFMNIPGLLVALPSTPYDAKGLLKTAIRLEDPVLFIECCLLYHRLKGFVPEEEYTIPFGKADIKREGKDLTIVAISRMVHEALIAAEKLSEEGISIEVIDPRTLNPFDKETIINSIKKTGRLIIASDDHKRAGVSSEIAAIIAEEAIDYLDAPIIRVCSPDIPIPFSPQLEKKFMRSSEDIIFATKRILSEI from the coding sequence ATGAGAGAATTATCATATGCAGAAGCTTTAAGAGAAGCTATTAGAGAAGAAATGCTAAAAGATCCAAGAGTAATTATTTTTGGAGAAGATATTGGAAAATATGGTGGAGCATATAAAGTTACTAATGGATTATTAGAAGAATTTGGACCTGAACGTGTTATAGACACTCCTATTTCTGAAGCTGCAATTTTAGGATTTGGAATAGGCTTAGCAACAATGGGATTTAAACCAATAGCTGAAATAATGTATATGGATTTTCTTCCTATTGCTACTGAACAAATATTAAATCATGCTGCAAAAATGCATTTTATGAGTGGTGGACAATTAAAAGTTCCATTAATTATTAGAACACAATACAGTTTAGGAAGAGCTCATGGTTCTCAACATTCTCAATTCTTCCCATCATGGTTTATGAACATTCCAGGCTTATTAGTAGCTTTACCATCTACGCCTTATGATGCAAAAGGGTTATTAAAAACTGCTATAAGATTAGAAGATCCGGTTTTATTTATAGAATGTTGTCTATTGTATCATAGACTTAAAGGTTTTGTACCAGAAGAAGAATATACCATACCTTTTGGAAAAGCAGATATAAAAAGAGAAGGAAAAGATTTAACAATTGTAGCTATTTCAAGAATGGTACATGAAGCTTTAATTGCTGCAGAAAAATTAAGTGAAGAAGGAATTAGTATTGAAGTTATAGATCCAAGAACATTAAATCCATTTGATAAAGAAACTATAATTAATTCTATTAAAAAAACTGGTAGATTAATAATTGCTTCAGATGATCATAAAAGAGCTGGAGTAAGTAGTGAAATAGCTGCTATTATAGCTGAAGAAGCAATAGATTATCTCGATGCCCCTATAATTAGAGTATGCTCTCCAGATATTCCTATTCCTTTCTCTCCTCAACTTGAGAAAAAGTTTATGAGAAGCAGTGAAGATATAATTTTTGCTACTAAGAGAATACTTAGTGAAATTTAA
- a CDS encoding zinc metalloprotease HtpX, producing MLRELGLMTLMTLLLLAIGFATGSYFGNPILFMQGALILSLISNFLTYYFSDKIVLLMTGAKIVSPNEAPKLHEIVERAASKAGIPKPKVAIVNLPIPNAFATGRNPKNGVVAVTKSLLNNLSDDEIEGVIGHELSHIKNRDTLISAMAATIAGAISYIAYMGRWGLILGSSRDRDREGNALLALLSLILIPIAATIIQLSISRSREYKADESAAYITGKPLSLANALLRIQSLARLPRGVELNPATSHLWIVNPLSGRDIVEIFSTHPSIEKRIARLKQIAEKLGSY from the coding sequence ATGCTTCGTGAATTAGGTTTAATGACATTAATGACATTATTATTATTAGCAATAGGATTTGCAACAGGTAGCTACTTTGGAAACCCAATATTATTTATGCAAGGAGCTTTGATACTATCACTTATATCCAATTTTTTAACATATTACTTCTCAGATAAAATAGTATTATTAATGACAGGAGCAAAAATAGTTTCTCCAAATGAAGCCCCTAAACTACATGAGATAGTTGAAAGAGCTGCTTCTAAAGCAGGAATACCAAAGCCTAAAGTTGCAATAGTGAATTTACCTATTCCAAATGCATTTGCAACTGGTAGAAATCCAAAAAATGGAGTTGTAGCAGTAACAAAATCCCTGCTTAATAACTTGAGCGATGATGAAATAGAAGGAGTGATTGGGCATGAATTATCACATATTAAAAATAGAGATACTTTAATTTCAGCAATGGCTGCAACAATAGCTGGAGCTATAAGCTATATTGCATATATGGGTAGATGGGGATTAATACTTGGCAGTTCAAGAGATAGAGATAGAGAAGGAAATGCTTTATTAGCATTACTTTCATTAATATTAATTCCTATAGCAGCAACGATAATCCAGCTTTCAATATCAAGAAGTAGAGAATATAAAGCTGACGAGTCAGCAGCATATATAACTGGAAAACCACTTTCATTAGCAAATGCATTATTAAGAATTCAAAGTTTAGCTAGACTTCCAAGAGGAGTAGAATTAAATCCTGCTACAAGTCATTTATGGATAGTTAATCCATTAAGCGGAAGAGACATAGTAGAAATTTTCTCAACTCATCCATCTATTGAAAAAAGAATTGCTAGATTAAAACAAATTGCAGAAAAATTAGGTAGCTATTAA
- a CDS encoding NAD-dependent epimerase/dehydratase family protein gives MSYQNIKIAITGGAGFIGSHLVDKLMEKGAIINVLDNLSKGCMENISKWIKNPKFNFIKGDCLNKEDIKKAIKDCEIIFHLAANPEVRVGVIDTSIDFKQNIVATYNILEEARKSKTIKTIVFTSTSTIYGEAKKIPTSEDYAPLIPISMYGSSKLACEALISAYCNMFNLKGIIYRLANIIGSRCKHGVIWDFINKLKNNPRKLEILGDGTQKKSYLLVDECTEAILIGLEKTYEKIEIYNIGSEDYITVKEIAEIVVNEMNLRNVEFIYTGGVNGGRGWIGDVKTMLLDISKIKKLGWKPKYNSREAVKIATKQILKEIK, from the coding sequence ATGAGTTATCAAAATATTAAAATTGCAATTACAGGTGGAGCAGGATTTATTGGAAGCCATTTAGTAGATAAATTAATGGAAAAGGGCGCAATAATAAATGTTTTAGATAATCTTAGTAAAGGTTGCATGGAAAATATTTCTAAATGGATTAAAAATCCAAAATTTAATTTTATTAAAGGAGATTGTCTAAATAAAGAAGATATAAAAAAAGCTATAAAAGATTGTGAAATAATTTTTCATTTAGCAGCAAATCCGGAAGTAAGAGTTGGAGTAATCGATACAAGCATAGATTTTAAACAAAACATTGTTGCAACATACAATATTTTAGAAGAAGCAAGAAAAAGTAAAACAATTAAAACAATTGTTTTTACATCAACATCAACAATTTATGGAGAAGCTAAAAAAATTCCTACTTCTGAAGATTATGCTCCATTAATACCAATTTCAATGTACGGTAGCTCAAAACTTGCATGTGAAGCATTGATTTCAGCATATTGTAATATGTTTAATTTAAAAGGGATAATTTATCGTTTAGCAAATATAATTGGATCAAGATGTAAACATGGAGTAATATGGGATTTTATAAATAAACTTAAAAATAATCCAAGAAAACTTGAAATTTTAGGTGATGGTACTCAAAAAAAGTCATATTTATTAGTAGATGAATGTACAGAGGCTATACTTATTGGTTTAGAGAAAACTTATGAAAAAATTGAAATTTATAATATAGGTTCAGAAGATTATATTACAGTAAAAGAAATTGCTGAAATTGTAGTAAATGAAATGAATTTGAGAAATGTAGAATTTATTTATACTGGAGGAGTTAATGGAGGAAGAGGATGGATAGGAGATGTTAAAACTATGCTTTTAGATATTTCAAAAATAAAAAAATTGGGATGGAAACCAAAGTATAATAGCAGAGAAGCTGTAAAAATAGCAACAAAGCAAATTTTAAAAGAAATAAAATAA
- a CDS encoding PfkB family carbohydrate kinase, producing MSLWPYIFSLPPSYERVEVMKTLFKSEAALKILKSMKRDEKNYQNEIIKKLNFSNKTIINQLKKMVKMGILEEHEEKIVKEGVAYWVKWYKLTDVGKWLHYFLINEKEIDKKEFGKILNELTYFYSLGLKYFCKNFRIPLEKFYENIEYSWIEDYLIKEKNKIADIIVFGTNTIDFILRSNIENEKIYTENLEIRPGGAGANVAVFLSKLGLKTALATKIGVDNFTRFLIEDLLKRKVICRNILIDKKMKNPISIVFLSKNGNKKIIYIDGKDRALSITPKEIDWDLVKKAKAIVICESFIEVAEELIKYSLKNNIKIFYRPSYPQVIINTEKIIELCKNIDALILGEEEKEEIEKNGYDIKQLCKNIVITHGANECIIYENEEKYLIKPLEIKVKEDLCGKDAFTAGFISAYLEGKNIKESVTQGIYAAAITISKGGCREGMPDKKELIEFLKANL from the coding sequence TTGAGCTTATGGCCATATATTTTTTCTCTTCCACCATCATATGAAAGAGTAGAAGTTATGAAAACATTATTTAAATCTGAAGCAGCTTTAAAAATTTTAAAATCTATGAAAAGAGATGAAAAAAATTATCAAAATGAAATTATCAAAAAACTCAATTTTTCTAATAAAACAATTATTAATCAATTAAAGAAAATGGTAAAAATGGGAATTTTGGAAGAACATGAAGAAAAAATCGTTAAAGAAGGAGTAGCATATTGGGTTAAATGGTATAAATTGACAGACGTAGGAAAATGGCTTCATTATTTTTTAATAAATGAAAAAGAAATCGATAAAAAAGAATTTGGAAAAATTTTAAATGAATTAACATATTTTTATTCACTTGGATTAAAATATTTTTGTAAAAATTTTAGAATCCCACTAGAAAAATTCTATGAAAATATTGAATATTCTTGGATAGAAGATTATTTAATTAAAGAAAAAAATAAAATAGCTGATATAATAGTATTTGGAACAAATACTATAGATTTTATTTTACGTTCTAATATTGAAAATGAAAAAATCTATACAGAAAATTTAGAAATTAGACCTGGTGGAGCTGGAGCAAATGTTGCAGTATTTCTTTCAAAACTTGGATTAAAAACAGCTTTAGCTACAAAAATAGGTGTAGATAATTTTACAAGATTTTTAATTGAAGATTTATTAAAAAGAAAAGTCATATGCAGAAATATTTTAATAGATAAAAAAATGAAAAATCCTATATCAATTGTTTTTCTATCTAAAAATGGAAATAAAAAAATTATTTATATCGATGGAAAAGATAGAGCATTGTCTATTACTCCAAAAGAAATAGATTGGGATTTGGTTAAAAAAGCTAAAGCAATAGTTATTTGTGAAAGTTTTATAGAAGTAGCTGAAGAATTAATTAAATATAGTTTAAAAAACAATATAAAAATTTTCTATAGACCTTCTTATCCACAAGTTATTATAAATACTGAAAAAATAATCGAATTATGTAAAAATATAGATGCTTTGATTTTAGGTGAAGAAGAAAAAGAAGAAATAGAGAAGAACGGATACGATATTAAACAATTATGTAAAAATATTGTTATTACACATGGAGCAAATGAATGTATTATTTATGAAAATGAAGAAAAATATTTAATAAAACCATTAGAAATAAAAGTTAAAGAAGATTTGTGCGGAAAAGATGCTTTCACAGCTGGATTTATTTCAGCTTATTTAGAAGGAAAAAATATTAAAGAATCTGTTACTCAAGGTATTTATGCAGCAGCAATAACAATTTCTAAAGGAGGATGTAGAGAAGGAATGCCAGATAAAAAAGAATTAATAGAATTTTTAAAGGCGAATCTTTAA
- a CDS encoding sugar ABC transporter permease — translation MECGEIFTIKWLSKGIFKMMGKKKPRISLPIFLQLPATIIIWSLVAFVLPWLIYASFHSSIPGKGFVFVGLNNYFKLFSDKRVYESLLRTAYYSGAGATTEVFLGMIIALALVNAIKNEKVRFGVLLLFLIPMMFSEAIVANMWLLLVNPAGYINSLLRTFNLPRINWLGTEMALTTIMIADIWQWTSLPLLLIYASRSSIPKEFYEYANLERLSSWQTFRVVTWPHIKSAVAVSFLLRLIFMNIYIDKIIVLTYGGPGFASEILGFYIYLQSFQYGASGYSATLSLITLIIIGVLTYVFWKFMRLGRV, via the coding sequence TTGGAATGTGGAGAGATTTTTACAATAAAATGGTTGAGCAAGGGTATATTTAAAATGATGGGCAAGAAAAAGCCCAGAATTTCCCTCCCTATTTTTTTACAATTACCAGCAACAATTATTATTTGGTCATTAGTTGCTTTCGTTCTTCCATGGCTTATATATGCATCCTTCCATTCTTCTATTCCAGGTAAAGGATTTGTATTTGTAGGTTTAAATAATTACTTTAAGCTTTTTAGTGATAAAAGAGTATATGAAAGCTTACTAAGAACGGCATATTACAGTGGTGCAGGAGCCACCACAGAAGTTTTTTTAGGCATGATAATAGCTTTAGCTCTTGTAAATGCCATAAAAAATGAAAAAGTCAGGTTTGGAGTTCTTCTACTTTTTCTAATACCTATGATGTTTTCAGAAGCAATAGTTGCCAATATGTGGTTATTACTTGTCAATCCCGCAGGATACATAAATTCATTATTAAGGACCTTTAATCTCCCTCGGATTAATTGGTTAGGAACTGAAATGGCTCTTACAACAATCATGATTGCAGACATATGGCAGTGGACATCTCTGCCTCTCCTACTAATATATGCTAGTAGATCTTCAATTCCTAAGGAATTTTATGAGTATGCTAATTTGGAAAGATTATCTTCATGGCAAACCTTTAGAGTAGTTACTTGGCCCCATATAAAAAGCGCTGTAGCTGTTTCGTTCCTCCTCAGATTAATATTTATGAACATTTATATTGACAAAATAATTGTTTTAACATATGGCGGGCCAGGTTTTGCAAGTGAAATTCTCGGATTTTATATTTACCTTCAATCTTTTCAATATGGAGCATCTGGATATTCTGCCACATTATCACTAATAACCTTAATAATCATAGGTGTACTTACTTACGTTTTTTGGAAATTTATGAGGTTGGGTAGAGTATGA
- a CDS encoding dihydrolipoamide acetyltransferase family protein, with protein MEKIYLPRFDAVMENGIIEWIKKEGDKVRKDEPIARVEGEKTIFEIKSPIDGIIYKIFFPNKAVVPVGEVIAIIAKPDEKIIEEEYIEKREEVIKATPKAKKIAKQYNIDLSKIIGTGPEGRITESDVLKFIEESKVKPSIKFAPKILEKIPLKGIRKAVSERLTYSYKNIPSASLIMDIEVDNLLRFHEEFEKKHGKEISFTAIITKAVAEALKKHRILNSSFEENEIKIFEDINISIAIDTPNGLLAPTVLNADKKNIIELSNEIRKLIDKAIKGELSPEEAFGGTFTISNLGPYGIDVFTPIINPPQSAILGIGKIIKKPIIENNEIVIKSIMSLCLVFDHRIIDGAPAANFLKTLKEYLENPHLLS; from the coding sequence ATGGAAAAAATATATCTTCCAAGATTTGATGCAGTAATGGAAAATGGTATAATTGAATGGATTAAGAAAGAAGGAGATAAAGTTAGAAAAGATGAACCTATTGCTCGTGTAGAAGGAGAAAAAACAATTTTTGAAATAAAATCTCCTATAGATGGAATAATTTATAAAATATTTTTTCCAAATAAAGCTGTAGTTCCAGTAGGAGAAGTTATTGCAATAATTGCTAAACCAGATGAAAAAATTATTGAAGAGGAATATATTGAAAAAAGAGAAGAAGTAATTAAAGCTACTCCAAAAGCTAAAAAAATTGCTAAACAATATAACATAGATTTATCTAAAATAATTGGAACAGGACCTGAAGGTAGAATAACAGAATCTGATGTTTTAAAATTTATTGAAGAATCTAAAGTTAAACCATCTATTAAATTTGCTCCAAAAATTTTAGAAAAAATTCCGTTAAAAGGCATTAGAAAAGCTGTTTCTGAAAGACTTACTTATAGTTATAAGAATATTCCTTCAGCTTCCTTGATTATGGATATTGAAGTAGATAATTTATTAAGATTTCATGAAGAATTTGAAAAAAAGCATGGAAAAGAAATTTCATTTACAGCAATAATTACTAAAGCTGTAGCTGAAGCATTAAAAAAACATAGAATATTAAATTCTTCATTTGAAGAAAATGAAATAAAAATTTTTGAAGATATAAATATATCAATAGCAATTGATACTCCAAATGGATTACTTGCTCCAACAGTATTAAATGCTGATAAAAAAAATATTATAGAACTATCTAACGAAATTAGAAAATTAATAGATAAAGCTATTAAAGGAGAACTATCTCCTGAAGAAGCTTTTGGAGGGACTTTTACGATATCAAATTTAGGACCTTATGGTATAGATGTTTTTACTCCTATAATAAACCCTCCGCAATCAGCTATTTTAGGAATAGGGAAAATTATAAAAAAACCAATAATTGAAAATAATGAAATAGTAATAAAATCCATTATGTCTTTATGTTTAGTATTTGATCATAGAATAATAGATGGAGCTCCTGCTGCTAATTTCTTAAAAACTCTTAAAGAATATTTAGAGAATCCACATCTATTATCTTAA
- the fhcD gene encoding formylmethanofuran--tetrahydromethanopterin N-formyltransferase, producing MFRINNVEIEDTFAEMFPMWASRILITAKNENWALTSARAATGFGTSIIMSPAEAGIERIVKPNETPDGRPGVIIQIYHRTRVELKAQIIFRIGQCVLTCPTTRAFDALPDAKRKLKIGSAVRKFGDGFEVRDKFNGREVWRIPVMEGEFMIENLFGATKAVAGGNFLILAEDGESGLEAAEKSVEAINNSGAKVILSFPGGICRSGSKVGSLKYKLPASTNHLFCPAIKDKVKETMLPKNVNSVYEIVINGLTLDDIKKAMAEGIKAAIKVPGVVRITAANYGGKLGPYKAVLKEILS from the coding sequence ATGTTTAGAATAAATAATGTTGAAATAGAAGATACTTTTGCAGAAATGTTTCCTATGTGGGCTTCAAGAATATTAATAACTGCTAAAAATGAGAACTGGGCTTTAACCTCTGCAAGAGCTGCTACAGGGTTTGGGACATCTATAATAATGTCTCCTGCTGAAGCTGGAATTGAAAGAATAGTTAAGCCTAATGAAACGCCTGATGGAAGACCTGGAGTAATAATTCAAATTTATCATAGAACTAGAGTTGAATTGAAAGCTCAGATAATTTTTAGAATTGGGCAATGTGTTTTAACATGTCCAACAACTAGAGCGTTTGATGCTTTACCTGATGCAAAAAGAAAATTGAAAATAGGTTCAGCTGTTAGAAAATTTGGAGATGGTTTTGAAGTTAGAGATAAATTTAATGGAAGAGAAGTTTGGAGAATACCTGTAATGGAAGGAGAATTTATGATTGAAAACCTTTTTGGAGCAACTAAAGCAGTTGCTGGAGGGAATTTCTTAATTCTTGCAGAAGATGGTGAAAGTGGATTAGAAGCAGCTGAAAAATCTGTTGAAGCAATAAATAATTCAGGAGCAAAAGTCATTTTATCCTTTCCAGGAGGAATATGTAGATCTGGCTCTAAAGTTGGTTCTTTAAAATATAAATTGCCAGCTTCAACAAATCATTTATTCTGTCCAGCTATAAAAGATAAAGTTAAAGAAACGATGCTTCCTAAAAATGTTAATTCTGTATATGAAATTGTTATAAATGGTTTAACTCTTGATGATATAAAGAAAGCTATGGCTGAAGGAATTAAAGCTGCTATAAAAGTTCCTGGAGTAGTAAGAATTACTGCTGCTAATTATGGTGGAAAACTTGGACCTTATAAAGCAGTTTTAAAAGAAATACTTTCCTAA
- a CDS encoding ArgE/DapE family deacylase: protein MRHNVEYEIGILKKIIPINTNALEKINYKKCAEIIIEEAKKIGLKTDVYDSIELAGDNISRPNIVASLDFGADRTLGLIAHYDIVPPGLGWKYNPFEATILENKIFGRGASDNKGAIAIMLGVAKKLLEENEKSKFDIKLLISPEEEVGGELGIGYLMDNIKIRFDEALIVDAGPDAIYVGASGVVSGQIRVKGLQGHAGYPHLAKNAINEIVKFLNKFLYFSDLRSKKLSKLPAPPDSPYKNVWGRFSITVLNAGEKTNVIPGEAIAKFDLRILPDEDLEEALNELKEFFEKTKKETGVDAILEDIKGGGNYYTDPEHRLVKDFQKAASKAYGEKIPIAAELGGNDGKFVSKYGIPVICFGPIRKDCNFHGANEFVYIEDIVKVRDAIINYCLGKS from the coding sequence ATGAGGCATAATGTTGAATATGAAATTGGAATATTAAAGAAAATTATTCCAATAAATACAAATGCTTTAGAGAAAATTAATTATAAAAAATGTGCTGAAATAATTATAGAAGAAGCTAAAAAAATTGGATTGAAAACAGATGTTTATGATTCTATAGAATTGGCTGGAGATAATATTTCTAGACCGAATATAGTTGCTTCTCTCGATTTTGGAGCTGATAGAACACTTGGATTAATAGCACATTATGATATTGTTCCACCTGGTTTAGGATGGAAATATAATCCTTTTGAAGCAACAATTCTAGAAAATAAAATTTTTGGAAGAGGGGCTTCAGATAATAAAGGAGCAATTGCTATAATGTTAGGGGTAGCAAAAAAATTATTAGAAGAAAATGAAAAATCTAAATTTGATATTAAATTGCTTATCTCTCCTGAAGAAGAAGTTGGTGGAGAGCTAGGAATAGGATATTTAATGGATAATATAAAAATTAGATTTGATGAAGCTTTAATAGTTGATGCTGGACCAGATGCTATATATGTTGGAGCAAGTGGAGTTGTTTCAGGACAAATAAGAGTTAAAGGATTACAAGGACATGCAGGATATCCTCATCTTGCAAAAAATGCTATTAATGAAATTGTTAAATTTTTAAATAAATTTTTATATTTTAGCGATTTAAGATCTAAAAAACTTTCTAAACTCCCTGCTCCACCAGATTCTCCTTATAAAAATGTTTGGGGTAGATTCTCAATAACAGTATTAAATGCAGGTGAAAAAACAAATGTTATTCCAGGTGAAGCTATTGCAAAATTTGATTTAAGAATTTTACCAGATGAAGATCTTGAAGAAGCATTAAACGAATTAAAAGAATTTTTTGAAAAAACTAAAAAAGAAACTGGAGTAGATGCTATATTAGAAGATATCAAAGGTGGAGGAAATTATTATACTGATCCAGAACATAGGTTGGTAAAAGATTTTCAAAAAGCTGCTTCTAAAGCATATGGAGAAAAAATTCCAATTGCTGCTGAACTTGGAGGAAATGATGGAAAATTCGTTTCTAAATATGGAATACCTGTTATATGCTTTGGTCCTATAAGAAAAGATTGTAATTTTCATGGTGCAAATGAATTTGTATACATAGAAGATATAGTAAAAGTAAGAGATGCTATCATTAATTATTGCTTAGGAAAATCTTAA
- a CDS encoding carbohydrate ABC transporter permease has protein sequence MNLIKIFSLIIIALWGIFIIGPLYVTFISGFKDLNDVFTTPPKLIPFIEFQLTLDAYYKIFSTDIGGTFINSLIIASTATLIAMIVSILSAYGFSRFPHASMNTPGSFFQLLTLRMVPPFAVALPILTYWSMLGLVDTYPALIWTYTVFSIPLSTWLLKGFIDDIPKRVEDAARVDGYNFTLTFRKLILPLLMTGIAATLALTWLFLWNEFLFALKIAGGKVVTYTVKLPQLRHAERIMWNVYGAMGLISVIPPILILLAFRKHITRLYVLK, from the coding sequence ATGAATTTAATAAAAATATTTTCATTAATTATAATCGCGCTTTGGGGCATATTCATAATAGGACCTCTATATGTTACGTTTATTTCAGGTTTTAAAGATTTAAATGATGTTTTTACAACACCACCGAAACTAATTCCTTTCATAGAATTTCAATTGACTTTGGATGCATACTACAAAATATTTTCTACAGATATAGGTGGCACATTCATTAATAGTCTAATAATAGCCTCAACAGCTACATTAATTGCCATGATTGTTTCTATTTTGTCTGCTTATGGATTCTCAAGATTTCCACATGCCTCAATGAATACCCCAGGATCGTTCTTTCAACTTCTCACATTGAGAATGGTTCCGCCATTCGCTGTAGCCTTACCAATACTAACCTATTGGTCAATGCTTGGATTAGTAGATACTTATCCTGCCCTTATCTGGACTTACACTGTCTTTTCAATACCCTTGAGCACTTGGCTTTTAAAAGGATTTATAGATGATATCCCAAAAAGAGTTGAGGATGCAGCAAGAGTAGATGGCTATAATTTTACTTTAACCTTTAGAAAATTGATATTACCTTTGTTGATGACAGGAATAGCTGCAACTTTAGCTCTAACTTGGTTATTTCTCTGGAATGAGTTTCTTTTTGCTTTAAAAATAGCGGGTGGAAAAGTAGTGACTTATACTGTTAAATTACCACAACTAAGACACGCAGAAAGAATCATGTGGAATGTATATGGGGCAATGGGGCTAATATCTGTAATTCCACCGATTTTAATACTTTTAGCATTCAGAAAACACATAACAAGATTATATGTCCTTAAGTGA
- a CDS encoding thiamine pyrophosphate-dependent dehydrogenase E1 component subunit alpha — MSIIKVETLKNEEYASYGLSKEKLKDMLRKILLIRYFEEKVEELFLVKGLLIGPAHLCFGGEASAVGIISALDEEDIILSNHRGHGHALAKGISPKNIMAELFGKITGTCKGLSGSMHVCIDINKGALYSSAIVASNIPIAVGVGYALKRMNDNRIVACFFGDGGTNTGAFHEGLNMASILKVPVIFVCENNQYGMSVPISQVLAAKNIAERVYYGYGIKTYVADGMDVLATYKAAKLSIEYTRKEKKPSFIETIIYRLKGHGVYDKAEYRPKGEAEKWWERDPVKLFSKRLINENIISEKEIKEMNENIKKEVEEAIVFSLRSDVFPFDELYKLVYSGGYK, encoded by the coding sequence ATGTCTATAATTAAAGTTGAAACTTTAAAAAATGAAGAATATGCTTCTTATGGCCTTTCTAAAGAAAAATTAAAAGATATGCTTAGAAAAATTTTGCTTATAAGATATTTTGAAGAAAAAGTTGAGGAGCTTTTTCTTGTAAAAGGACTACTTATAGGTCCTGCTCATCTTTGTTTTGGTGGAGAAGCTTCAGCTGTAGGAATAATTTCAGCTTTAGATGAAGAAGATATCATTTTAAGTAATCATAGAGGCCATGGTCATGCATTAGCTAAGGGAATTTCTCCAAAAAATATTATGGCTGAACTTTTTGGTAAAATAACTGGCACTTGCAAAGGTTTAAGCGGTTCTATGCATGTTTGTATAGATATTAATAAAGGTGCTTTATATTCTTCAGCAATTGTTGCAAGTAATATTCCTATTGCTGTTGGAGTTGGGTATGCTTTAAAAAGAATGAATGATAATCGTATTGTTGCATGCTTTTTTGGAGATGGGGGAACAAATACTGGAGCATTTCATGAAGGCTTGAATATGGCAAGCATACTTAAAGTTCCAGTAATTTTTGTATGTGAAAATAATCAATATGGAATGTCTGTTCCTATTTCTCAAGTTTTAGCCGCTAAAAATATAGCTGAAAGAGTTTATTATGGATATGGAATTAAAACATATGTTGCTGATGGAATGGATGTATTAGCAACTTATAAAGCTGCTAAATTATCTATTGAATATACTCGTAAAGAAAAAAAGCCATCTTTTATTGAAACTATAATTTATCGTTTAAAAGGACATGGAGTATATGATAAAGCTGAATATAGACCCAAGGGAGAAGCTGAGAAATGGTGGGAAAGAGATCCTGTTAAATTATTTTCAAAAAGATTAATAAATGAAAATATTATTTCAGAAAAAGAAATAAAAGAAATGAATGAAAATATAAAAAAAGAAGTTGAAGAAGCAATAGTTTTTTCATTAAGAAGTGATGTTTTTCCATTTGATGAATTATATAAATTAGTTTATTCAGGTGGATATAAATGA